A section of the Sceloporus undulatus isolate JIND9_A2432 ecotype Alabama chromosome 3, SceUnd_v1.1, whole genome shotgun sequence genome encodes:
- the LOC121925037 gene encoding uncharacterized protein LOC121925037 has protein sequence MKQQTLQFCGWEVSPLLISVWLVIYAGAGNATQKNTAVSSIPSVTTHTVVLRIKRMTPEPWYTFVSQSPGKEKAKEGETVVLGCHFHSSHSPSLKNVTVKWYKEDEKGQWDIMENNVTVMANNTRVFMTGNLSKGDATLTIINVTTSDHGTYFCQVILSTGKEVTGDGTKLRIQRAMGLFGIEDSIGTIIGVLAASIGGLIVLVIVLTPHLRKCVPCAKATHQA, from the exons tgATTTATGCTGGTGCTGGAAATGcaacacagaagaacacagctgTTTCAAGTATTCCATCTGTCACTACCCACACTGTAGTGCTTCGTATAAAGAGAATGACTCCAGAGCCATGGTATACTTTTGTATCTCAGAGCCCAGGCAAAGAAAAAGCTAAAGAGGGTGAAACAGTGGTCCTTGGATGCCACTTCCACAGTTCCCATAGCCCATCTTTGAAAAATGTAACGGTGAAGTGGTACAAGGAGGATGAAAAGGGGCAGTGGGACATCATGGAGAATAATGTCACTGTCATGGCAAATAACACACGAGTCTTCATGACAGGGAATTTATCTAAAGGTGATGCAACTTTGACTATAATAAATGTCACCACCAGTGATCATGGCACTTATTTCTGCCAGGTGATTCTTTCTACTGGGAAAGAAGTGACCGGTGATGGCACAAAGCTCAGGATCCAGAGAGCAATGG GACTGTTTGGAATAGAAGACTCCATTGGAACAATCATTGGAGTGCTGGCAGCTAGTATTGGAGGCTTGATTGTTCTGGTCATAGTTTTAACTCCTCATttaaggaagtgtgttccatgtGCTAAAGCAACCCACCAAG caTAA
- the LOC121925038 gene encoding phospholipase A2-like isoform X1: protein MEAQLATLLLFQAVWNGVLGKTHSLHKRGLLELSGALQCGTNQFPLMYLGYGCYCGLGGRGWPKDETDWCCHTHDCCYGFAQQQGCNPILRRYKWTCKDNTVVCDSTLDRCQKIICQCDKEAAKCWRSARFNQHYTFWPNILCGHVYPVCGYRSKRH from the exons ATGGAAGCCCAACTGGCAACGCTGCTGCTGTTTCAGGCAG TTTGGAATGGTGTTCTTGGAAAGACCCATTCTTTACACAAAAGAGGACTCCTTGAATTGTCTGGAGCCTTACAGTGTGGCACGAACCAGTTTCCTTTGATGTATCTAGGTTATGGATGCTACTGTGGcttgggaggaagaggatggcCCAAGGATGAAACAGACTG GTGCTGCCATACCCATGACTGCTGTTATGGCTTTGCACAGCAACAAGGCTGTAATCCCATACTACGCAGATATAAATGGACCTGTAAGGACAATACCGTGGTATGTG aTTCAACCCTAGACAGATGCCAAAAAATAATCTGCCAGTGTGACAAGGAAGCAGCCAAATGCTGGAGGTCTGCACGCTTTAACCAGCACTATACCTTTTGGCCAAATATTTTGTGTGGCCACGTTTATCCTGTCTGTGGCTATAGGAGTAAAAGGCACTGA
- the LOC121925038 gene encoding phospholipase A2-like isoform X2 — protein sequence MPLNQRKNFWNGVLGKTHSLHKRGLLELSGALQCGTNQFPLMYLGYGCYCGLGGRGWPKDETDWCCHTHDCCYGFAQQQGCNPILRRYKWTCKDNTVVCDSTLDRCQKIICQCDKEAAKCWRSARFNQHYTFWPNILCGHVYPVCGYRSKRH from the exons ATGCCTCTAAATCAAAGGAAAAACT TTTGGAATGGTGTTCTTGGAAAGACCCATTCTTTACACAAAAGAGGACTCCTTGAATTGTCTGGAGCCTTACAGTGTGGCACGAACCAGTTTCCTTTGATGTATCTAGGTTATGGATGCTACTGTGGcttgggaggaagaggatggcCCAAGGATGAAACAGACTG GTGCTGCCATACCCATGACTGCTGTTATGGCTTTGCACAGCAACAAGGCTGTAATCCCATACTACGCAGATATAAATGGACCTGTAAGGACAATACCGTGGTATGTG aTTCAACCCTAGACAGATGCCAAAAAATAATCTGCCAGTGTGACAAGGAAGCAGCCAAATGCTGGAGGTCTGCACGCTTTAACCAGCACTATACCTTTTGGCCAAATATTTTGTGTGGCCACGTTTATCCTGTCTGTGGCTATAGGAGTAAAAGGCACTGA